Part of the Hevea brasiliensis isolate MT/VB/25A 57/8 chromosome 16, ASM3005281v1, whole genome shotgun sequence genome is shown below.
CTGCACTTGCATTTTCCTATCGAGTATAACATGGCATGTTACTAAAATAACTCATAGCTTTTATGAAAGATGACAGGATGAACTCATTGTTTATTTTGCATGCTTTAATTATAGTAGCCAGTTAATAGTTGCAATGATTTTATGTTAGCACAATTATGGAGTGTTATGTTTTATTTTGTGATGATTATTTGAGACAAGCCCATCTCTAAGAGggtctttaattattattattattattattattattattattattattattattattattattattattattatgttctAGTCATTTCAGTTCCTGCATAGATTACCATGCAGTTAGTTTGCTTAGAATAGTACATTTAAAATTATTCTTACATTTTTTACAAAAGGAATGAGCTGCTTATTCTTGTTTTAAGGTAAATTTTGTAGATCTCATGTGTTGGAGGTTTTGGCTCAAATTCTTATATGTACAAAATTAATGGATCTGCAAATATAAATGCTATTAAAGCTGCCTCAGAGCAAGGTATGTTACTATTCTCTCACCAATATGCCTTTTTGTCTTTCTTTAGTCATGCCCCAATTATTCAAGATCAAAACAATAGTTAGGCATTATCACAGAATTATCTTGTAACATATTTGGCAATTTCTTGCTTGCAGTCTCATACAGTGATTATATTCTTATTATTCCTTCCTTTTATGATCAACATTTTGGCAATTTCTTTTCAAAATTTACTGTATTGAGTTAATTTAGCATGGAATTCTCTTTCTTCCTAAACTGTTTGATTGAAATGATTAAGCACCAGGTCGGATGGCTTCCACACTTCCTGAAAACTGTTTCCATTTTACTATCTAAAGAGGAATCATGTTTGCTTGAAAACTGAGTTTTGGCATTATTTGATGGAAGTCAACTGTGTTATGCTCATTTTTCTTGTGTTTCCGGTTTTACACATCTATAGTTgttattatttctttatttccTTACTTGCCTCTCTGCATGCTTGTCTTCAGGTGTTAAAAGATTTGTCTATATATCTGCTGCTGATTTCGGTTTGATAAATTATATACTACGAGGATATTATGAAGGAAAGGTATATTCTTGCTCACTATGTATTCATTTACCCTTGCTCAATTCCTGATAGGAACAATCAGCTTGGAGATTTTCTGTTTTAAACTAATTGTTCCATTGTTAATGTTGTAGCTACTGACGTCATATGTTATTTGTTTATAATGCTTAACTATATGACTCTTTTTGCTACCTTTATTTATTAGAATTTCCCCTTGTCTACTTTGATGCAGAGGTCAACTGAAGCTGAACTAATCAATAACTTTCCAAATGGAGGTTTAGTTCTCACTCTCTTatatcttgtttttttttttcttttcaatttttgatatatATTATATAGCATCATGGTAGTACCTTGATCCAGTTTCAGTTTTCTTTATCTAGCCGTGTATTATTAGTGTCATACTGAAATTTCAAGTACTTTATGCTGAAGTGAATCTTTTTATTTCTCAAACACCTTGTGTTATTATGACTAATATGTTGATTCTTATTGATATAGTTATGTCCAACTTTTACGTCATCTCAATTTGTGAAACTATTGTAATAACTTGCCATGCTTGCGGTCCTAGTATCTTTGTATCTCCCTGATCCAAAGTTCTCATATTGCTTTATAACTGATTATTTACAAACATTTTATTAGTGTTTGTTGACTGGAAACATCAGAATTTATTTGGAGCAGAATTTATCCTTTATTTTTCGACTTTTCTTGTCTTTATGAAAGttattttagcaaagaatttggagAATCCAATATTCATGAGGAATgttttccttcaatttttttttcatgacAGGTGTTTTTCTTAGGCCTGGTTTCATACATGGGAACCGCCGTGTTGGAAATATGAAGTTACCTTTAAGTATAATTGGGGCTCCACTTGAGATGGTAAGAAGTGTGTACTTTGTATGATTTTATCTTCACTGACTGAATCCTTCAGATAGCATTTTCTCAATTTGACTTTTGACTGGAGATCAATCAAATATGACCGATTGATCAGGATTAGAATATTATGTTAGATGTAATAGAGTTTCCTACTCATCAAGCATAATTATTCCTTATCCATGTGATATATTTTAGTTGTAATACAATCCGATATAATCTGTTGTGCATTTACACGTTTCACCTACTCTTCTGGCCTCAGGGTGGTAATGGTTATAGTACTTTTTGCAGGTACTCCAACATGCCAAGCTACTGACCCGAATCCCACTCATCGGTCCTCTTTTTATACCTCCAGTTCATGTTAGTTCAGTGGCAAAGGTTGCTGTCAGAGCTGCAACAGATCCAGCTTTCCCTCCAGGCATTGTTGATGTGTACAGTATACTAAAGCATAGCCGATAAGCTCCAGTTTAAGCCTTAATTATTTAGtctttgtttgaaaattttgttttTGTTGCTTTTTGATTTATCAAAAGAAGCCTTAGATATCTCTGTCTAATTATGGAAATATCACTATATATGTTGATTGTGTTGAAATGCAAGTATGCAGCTCTATGCTTGAAAGTTATAGAATTTCATCCCATTCCAAAATAAGATTGATTTTATTCTCTTCCTCTATTTCCCTAATTTTATATCTTAGGTGTATATACCCACCTAAATAATAATTGACACGAAgccaattaaaaatttgaagacATGTATGTTCTTCTGAGTTCAAATTAGCCTATCAAATTCAAAGCTTGAAGCTTTATTGGATAGGATAAGAATAACTTATCTTAGCATCAATTAAATTCCAATAACATTACTAGGATATAAACAAACAAATGAACATGCGGTGGGATCTAGGCAGGAAAACTTCCCCAGCTATAAACCTTGATCAAACAAAGCAGCGAAAACCTCCATTTCTTGCCTCAACAAGACCACCGCAACCTCAACTCCTCCACTGCCATCCCTACCGTCCATCAAAGCAATAGCGTTGGTTCCTTCCGTCGATGCTATCTCCACTTTCTCGGGTCGTCCCCAACCCAAGTCCAACCCATAACACGCAAACCGGGAAGATCCAGCTAATCCAAATTTCTGCATTTCTGGTGCTAAGGCTCTTATCCTTGCTAGCGTGTCTTTAGCTCCTTCAAGAAGTCCCTTTCCAGTCCTTTTATCAATTCACTAAGCTTCTCTGCTATGATAGCAACTCCATTTTCGTCCATAAAAGCTGCTGTCTCTATAACTATGTCATGGATGCATAAACAGTTCCCGAAATAATTTACTGGAATTTGAGGTTCTAAGCGACTCCTGCAATCCACTGGAAACGAAACGTAGACCTTTCTGTTACCATCTCCTCCTCTAGCTTTCACAAGGCAGACCAACACATAAGCATATGTAAGCACAAAGGCAGAGAGATGAAGATATTTCACTGGGTCGTCTCCTTGAGCCCGATGCTGGTGGCAAAGCACTACACTTTCCCTGAGTTTCTTGATTGATCCCGGGCTCAACTGAAACGCAGCTCGAACTAAGTTAGGTCGCACTCCTCGAAGATTCGGCAGCATTTTCAAGCTTACTCGGAATCTACTCTCGTCTTCTCTATCCAGTGTTTCAGGTAAATTTGATCGATCCCTTCTGGGTCTTTGATTACAGTACGATCAAAAGATGGTGTTAGTTCTGGCAAAAAAGTGAATGGTGGCCTGCGAGTGGTGGAAGAAGAGTTTGAGTGTGGGAAGAATTACTGAGTGACAAAAAGTTGGAGTCGACTCAGTGACTCTATTGAAGAAGAGGCACTCTAGCGGGGGTAATCTAAACCAAAAAGTGTCAAAAAAGGTCAGGGGAAGAGAGAATTCTACACTCGGCTGAGTCGGAGGTGGGAATTTTCACCGAGTTGGGTGATGCCATCGGAAATTGTTTGATGTTATTTGTTATTGTATGTGTTCTTTGGCAAAAGCCTTAATTTAGAGGATTTTGTGAGTATTAGTTGATGATTGCTTAATCAATTTTATTTGATAttaattctttcttttttttttttttatttaatgtacACTTCAATTCTTGAACGTCGAGGATGTATGGAAGTGTCGTTTTATGCGGTGATGGCAACCATATCGGCCCTTCTCATTTTCCTTTTTATACGGGCACTGTATGATGGCTGCAAGAAAGCAAAGAATGCACCACCACCCTGAATGGTGGAGCAGCCAGCCAAGCAAGAGGAGCCGCCAGTATAACTTCCAACTGCGCGCCGACTGAGCAAGTTGCCACCTAGTCATTATTTGAGTTGCAGTTTTGCAAAAATATCAGTTTTAATGAGCCTCGGGAGAGCTGATATATGAATTTTTGGAAAatcttattttaattattttctaatttctgCAGCGTTTACGATATTAAATCGATGTTAACTTTACGATGAGATGAATATTATttatattcaataaattaatttaattgataagaGTTGAgtgttttttattaaattttaattatattattaattaatgatTGAATTAATGACGTTAAACTAATTTAGGTATACTTTACTTATAAGTCTATGAGTTGAATATAGGGTCgtcattatttatataaaattaataatattcaaaatcagaaaaaaaaatatattcaaaataaTATATCAATATAAGAGTGTGTCTTTAGTACAACAACCTATTACCATTATATAAAGTACAAATTTAAGAAAATGAGATGCTAATTTATGTGAAAAGAAAAGGAATTTTTTTATATCAATCTGTTTTCTgttctttttgttttttattgtttatttttgaattaaataaaaaataataaaaaacaactttgatgaaatttggaataataattttttttttttatacttggATTTTGGAATTTTTAAGAGTAATGGATTCCGTACATGCAAAATTACTCTATTTAAATTTGAACCCAATTAATATTCTTAAAACttaaacaattaaatttattataaatttaattaaaatttatttttaactaattgAATTTGTTTCAATTACTATCTAAAAAATATCCAAACTCatctaattttataatttttaattaataatttatataaataattatttttattaataatttatattttaaaattttaataatttcataaaatatttaaattatattttatataaaacaaaatatataaaaatttataaacataattataaaaaatatatttatatttaattaaatatttatataaacgagtTTAGATAATGGATACCCAACATGTAAAATTCGAATTCAACACAGGTATTAAATTTCAAACCTGAATTTATTACAAATCCGATTATATACTACATAAATTTATCTTATTGGGATTCAATCAGATCGAGTACCTACATGTTGTCATCCCTAacctgaattttttatttttaattattctcatgataagtaatttaaattaaaaggaaaaaaaaaagactatcacttttaattaagaatttagATATCGCCATAACGTTGCTtattataattttcaaattttaaatttttttaaagaaagatACCATGCGCATGAATAAATATCCGTCAATTATTTtaccaataaaaaaaattctgCCTCCGTATCACGATATTCATATAAATCAATTTTTAacttttgaaataaatttatgggcaacttttaatttaaaataatttaaaataaatagttCAAATTAGTTATACACTAATAAAATACTATTTATTTAAGATATGGTGACACGTCCGGCTAGCGGTGGTGCAAAAGGGCGGCGggggaaagaagaagaaggagcggGAGGCGGAGGAAGCTCATGATATGGGTTCATCTGGGTTTGGAGATTTGTGGGGTTGTTgggttattaatttttttttattttaattaaaaataataaattatttttaatgtttaacaatatatataaattattaatttattaatgaaaattaaaaatattgtgatcttatttaaaaaaataatttatttgtaacttaaatggaaaattttgaggtttatttagtaaaaaaaatcaaaattaaacttATTTAAACTTCACCTTAAAATTAAGgggtttatttaaaattttttttttcattaatagtTTAATGCATTGATAAAGAAGAGACTGTGCTGTGTGAGTTCATTTTAACAAGCAGTAATTAGGAAAACATTGAGCTAAAGaaccaataaaaaaattaattattataaaacaaATATTTTTGAagttaataaaatatttctaatTTATATTTTCGAATAAAAAGCGCTAAcccttttttaattatatattcatgGATTTAATTGCAAATTTTCTAGTAATGATGCACATCGAGATATTAAATTGAAAGGATAGCCGATGTTAACTTTGCAGTTAgacatatattatttatatttaataaattaatttaattgataattatattaaataatatttatatagaaATAGAGATCAggtctttaaattattttaaaataagctTAATATCaatgaataaattaatttacatgaccataaatattaaaaatatttaaaattatttgtatttttaatttatatatatatatttactaattaattaaaatttatttttttattcattagAATTGAATCTTCGGTTTGTTGCCCATCAAAAATACCTACCTGCAGAATATAACAACTTATTCTGAATACATAGATTTATTAATCTGTTTAGaaattaaattttgtaattaaaattttacaaacatttaatttaattaatttttttattactttttatatttaaaataaaagaatttaattatttttaacgtaaaaaattatttttaaaggaatagaaataaaatataattagactaaacgataaaaaaaattcaaaacctttatgtcaattattaattttagtcaaaatttttaattttgtcaaTGCCTTtccaaatattttaattttaataataaatttaattaaaaataattgaactcattaattgacaaaaataattcaaaatttttcattaattatcaattttagttattccttttaattttatgaatatgttcaataattttaatatttttattaattctaataaattttatgttgagaaaaaaataataaatgaataatatacataatattattatttaaatttttaattttttgcttatctctttttatttatacTTTTAGTTCacatcttttttattattttatttcaaatataaggtaaaaaaagtaaataaaatatgaataaataataaaataaaaagtaaatataattataatttttaaaatgatagagaaattaattaaaataatatttttatcaatttgaaaATAACTGTAAAAactaatatgaaaataaaaaaattagctaatattaataatttatgtaaatatttGAATTACTTTTATCAATTAAATAATCTAATTAAGATAATTACTAAAATTGAAACTAATATAAAAGTTTGATAttgaattgataaaattaaaagatttagctaaaattaaaaaacttataaagattttgatttttttagttatttagttaATATAATTGTgtggaaatttaattaaaatttttttcttgtaaataatttatttcaatagaagtctatttaaatgttaaattattttgaaattttgatgTAATGGAAGGAAAAATATTGatcataaaattataaaatccaAGGAACATTTAAGGAAATAAGATGCTAATTTATGTAAGacaaaaaagaaggaaaattttgGTATCAATTTGTTTtctgttttttatttttatttttattttttattttttattttcttaaaaaatttgaTGAAACTAGAATAATcactttttatgatttttttacaataatattatatgtttattttgttttaaaatattaaaaaataaaatattttatttataaaatttttgttaataaccaaatgataaaataaagaaacaaaatgaatttgagaaattaaaaaatttagaaaaaaaaattatttgcacgtgttattattattattttttagataaattttaacaacaaaCTCTgcttaagtagtttgcgcttagccggtcccaagcccggataaagtaAGAGGGTTGCAGtaagtgacaaccagcgtaaaaatttcgtcacaccttatgatatggattcaaatgatataaacgttggggcgtcctctactaatgaCGCACTACattggagcccgggtgtagtgagaaatatgcaaaggtgtagggcgttcaccgaaggtGACGCGCCATGCCAGCGCCCGgctgtggtgttaagtgagcaagggttcccacatcatggacgggtgtgagtaaagaagttagtccataggacagatagtagaatagatagtagaacagaacacaagatagacatagaaaacaataaaagatatcatagaaggagactaaTTAAGaaagagcaggataggaggaggatcagggttggtacttggaatattggatcacttacaggaaaattaatggagcttgtggatattttgaaaaggagaagggtgaatattgcttgcattcaggagactaaatgggtaggagagaaaagtaaggaagtgggtaattcagggtataaactgtggtttaccgaaaatgagagaaacaaaaatggagtgggcataatcatagacaggacattgaaagatgcagtaatagctgtgaaaagagtaaaaGGTAGAATTAtattagtaaagctagtactagaaggagaaacaataaatatagttagtgcttatgccctacaaataggactagacagcgagagtaaacaaaagttttgagaagatatggatgatttaatgcaaagcataccgaatgaagagaatattttcattggtggagatttgaatggacatgtaggaattgatagacaaggttatgagaatgttcatggaggttttggttctggcagtcgaaacgaggagggaaaaagcatcatggattttgctatggcatatgacctaatactagcaaatatctactttataaaaagagagtcacatttagtgactttcagaaGTGGACAATATAGAAGCCAAATCaatttcctcttaaccaggaagataaatagagctctatgcaaggattgcaaggtcatttcaggagaggctttaacaagtcaacatcggttggtagtCTTGGatttcaagtttaggaacaattcaagtaaagtcagaagaaatagtgtagctcaaacaaagtggtgggagttcaagggagtaaagcaagtgaagtccaAAAATAAGCTTCTCGAGTCCAAAGTATAGAAGCTGGGTA
Proteins encoded:
- the LOC110671583 gene encoding uncharacterized protein At1g32220, chloroplastic, coding for MKAVMSRLQLHSKASFPRLCWLVVLKNGRSLSIRSDQVDGEEAETVELKTPPTEKLLVLGGNGFVGSHICREALGHGLIVSSLSRSGRSSLPDSWADSIVWHQGDLLSPDSLKHALNGVTSVISCVGGFGSNSYMYKINGSANINAIKAASEQGVKRFVYISAADFGLINYILRGYYEGKRSTEAELINNFPNGGVFLRPGFIHGNRRVGNMKLPLSIIGAPLEMVLQHAKLLTRIPLIGPLFIPPVHVSSVAKVAVRAATDPAFPPGIVDVYSILKHSR